Proteins encoded together in one Gigantopelta aegis isolate Gae_Host chromosome 8, Gae_host_genome, whole genome shotgun sequence window:
- the LOC121378816 gene encoding uncharacterized protein LOC121378816: MWLLSFCSLALPSCKVLSPTCVLMCLIMKLRLNLQHQDLAYRFNVSVTTISEMLNQGLPKLAEKLAFLIQWPDKDSLKRNMPNIIKITYPKCVSIIDCFEVFIQRPGPLTARAQTWSNYKHNNTIKFLVSITPTGAISYVSRAFGGRTSDKVITQRSGYLDKLEYGDEVLADRGFLIAEDLANRNATLVIPAFTRGKSQLSAREVEQTRKIANVRIHVERAIERLKNWNILSSSMSMHMVPHSDSIVTICSALCNLQPKLVS, from the coding sequence ATGTGGCTGTTGTCATTTTGCTCTTTGGCATTGCCTTCGTGTAAAGTTTTATCACCAACATGTGTTTTGATGTGCTTAATTATGAAACTGAGATTAAATCTGCAGCACCAGGACTTGGCATATCGATTTAATGTGTCTGTCACCACAATCTCAGAAATGCTTAATCAGGGGCTGCCAAAGTTAGCAGAGAAACTTGCCTTTCTTATTCAGTGGCCAGACAAAGACAGTCTAAAACGCAATAtgccaaatattattaaaataacatatccaaaatgtgttagtattatcGACTGTTTTGAAGTTTTTATTCAGAGACCTGGACCACTTACAGCAAGGGCCCAAACATGGTCAAATTACAAACACAACAATACCATTAAATTTCTTGTGTCTATAACTCCAACAGGAGCAATTTCTTATGTATCCAGGGCATTTGGAGGTAGGACATCTGATAAAGTTATTACTCAGAGAAGTGGTTATTTGGACAAATTAGAATATGGCGATGAAGTTTTGGCAGATAGAGGATTTTTGATAGCAGAGGACTTGGCAAATCGTAATGCGACACTGGTAATACCAGCCTTCACCAGAGGAAAGTCGCAGCTTAGTGCTCGGGAAGTTGAGCAGACCAGAAAAATTGCTAATGTACGCATACATGTGGAAAGAGCCATTGAAAGACTGAAAAACTGGAACATTCTGAGTAGTAGTATGAGTATGCACATGGTTCcccattcagacagcatagtcACCATTTGTTCAGCTCTATGTAATTTACAACCAAAACTTGTTTCTTAG